In the Marinomonas algicola genome, one interval contains:
- the htpG gene encoding molecular chaperone HtpG, whose amino-acid sequence MATDTQKETLGFQTEVKQLLHLMIHSLYSNKEIFLRELISNSSDAVDKLRFEAVSNADLLAQDPNLRIRIEFDKESKTIVIDDNGIGMTREDAIANLGTIAKSGTASFLEKLSGDEKKDSQLIGQFGVGFYSAFIVADSVAVETRYANAAANEAVRWVSDGSGEFTIENIEKETRGTRITLHLKPEEVEFAENHRLRTLITKYSDHISIPVEMEKVVYPEMDEEGNPKPVEENKAPEFEAVNSAKALWTRSRTDVSDEEYKEFYKHVSHDFQDPLKWSHNKVEGKLEYTSLLYIPSKAPYDLWNRDMQRGLKLYVQRVFIMDEAEAFLPPYMRFVKGVVDSNDLSLNVSREILQNDSAVDSMRAALTKRVLDMLAKMSKNEPEQYQAFWDEFGNVIKEGPADDMGNKDKIAGLLRFSTTKDDAPEQTHSLANYIERMSEGQDKIYYIYAESHNTAKNSPHLEILRKKGFEVLLLSDRIDEWMMSSLQEFDGKSFQDVTKGKLDLEEDTSEEAKKAKEEQAEKMKPLLDRMTDVLKEKVTAVKATDRLTSSPACLVVGEYDMGLQMRRLLEQAGQQLPESKPSLEVNPEHPIVVKMDAESDEERFNDMAWLLFEQATLSEGGQLEDPATFVSRMNKLIVQLSQ is encoded by the coding sequence ATGGCAACTGATACACAAAAAGAAACGTTAGGCTTTCAAACAGAAGTAAAACAACTTCTACATTTGATGATCCATTCTTTGTATTCTAATAAAGAAATTTTCCTACGTGAGCTAATTTCCAACTCATCAGACGCGGTTGATAAATTACGTTTTGAAGCCGTATCTAATGCTGATTTGCTCGCTCAAGATCCGAATTTACGCATCCGCATTGAGTTTGATAAAGAGTCTAAAACCATTGTCATTGATGATAATGGTATTGGTATGACTCGTGAAGATGCCATTGCCAATCTAGGCACAATTGCCAAATCTGGTACAGCGTCTTTCCTTGAGAAGCTAAGTGGCGATGAGAAAAAAGACAGTCAGTTGATTGGTCAGTTTGGGGTAGGTTTCTATTCAGCGTTCATCGTTGCGGATTCTGTCGCGGTAGAAACACGTTACGCTAATGCTGCAGCGAACGAAGCGGTTCGTTGGGTGTCCGATGGTTCAGGTGAGTTTACTATCGAGAACATCGAAAAAGAAACCCGTGGTACTCGTATTACCTTGCACTTAAAACCAGAAGAGGTTGAGTTTGCCGAAAATCACCGTCTGCGTACTCTAATCACTAAATATTCTGACCACATCTCTATTCCTGTTGAAATGGAGAAAGTGGTTTATCCAGAAATGGATGAAGAAGGTAACCCAAAACCCGTTGAAGAAAACAAAGCACCTGAGTTTGAAGCCGTTAACTCAGCGAAAGCTCTTTGGACACGTAGTCGCACAGACGTTTCTGATGAAGAATATAAAGAGTTCTATAAGCACGTTTCTCATGATTTCCAAGACCCGTTGAAATGGTCTCATAATAAGGTTGAAGGTAAATTAGAATACACCAGCCTATTGTATATTCCGTCTAAAGCGCCTTATGACCTTTGGAATCGTGATATGCAACGCGGTCTGAAATTATACGTTCAGCGTGTGTTTATCATGGATGAAGCGGAAGCTTTCTTACCTCCTTATATGCGCTTCGTAAAAGGTGTAGTAGATTCTAATGATCTGTCATTGAATGTATCTCGTGAAATTCTTCAGAATGACAGCGCTGTTGACTCTATGCGTGCCGCTTTAACCAAGCGTGTCTTGGACATGTTAGCTAAGATGTCTAAAAATGAGCCAGAACAATACCAAGCCTTTTGGGATGAATTTGGTAATGTAATCAAAGAAGGCCCAGCGGATGACATGGGCAACAAAGATAAGATTGCTGGTTTATTGCGATTCAGTACTACGAAAGACGATGCACCAGAACAAACGCACTCTTTAGCGAATTATATTGAGCGCATGTCAGAAGGCCAAGATAAGATTTACTATATCTATGCTGAAAGTCACAACACCGCGAAAAACAGCCCGCACCTAGAAATTTTGCGTAAAAAAGGCTTTGAGGTTCTATTATTAAGTGACCGTATCGATGAGTGGATGATGTCTTCTCTACAAGAGTTTGACGGCAAATCTTTCCAAGATGTGACGAAAGGTAAACTTGATTTAGAAGAAGATACTTCTGAAGAAGCGAAAAAAGCGAAAGAAGAACAAGCTGAAAAAATGAAACCTCTGTTAGATCGTATGACGGACGTTTTAAAAGAAAAAGTTACGGCTGTTAAAGCAACGGATCGTTTAACCTCTTCTCCAGCATGTCTTGTTGTGGGTGAATATGATATGGGTTTGCAAATGCGCCGTTTGCTGGAGCAAGCTGGTCAGCAACTGCCAGAGTCTAAGCCAAGCTTAGAGGTCAACCCAGAGCACCCAATTGTTGTCAAAATGGACGCAGAATCAGATGAAGAGCGTTTCAATGACATGGCATGGTTGTTATTTGAACAAGCGACGTTGTCCGAAGGTGGGCAGCTTGAAGATCCAGCCACTTTTGTAAGCCGCATGAATAAATTGATTGTTCAGCTTAGTCAGTAA
- a CDS encoding DUF3750 domain-containing protein, producing the protein MRLIKTLVLFCITLLLGACSNNNWQTASREPAGIAPAPEKEKSAVIEVYAADAFSWRGWFAVHTWIATKEANAAEYTVYEVVGWRVKRGLPALHQYKTTTPDRYWFGSKPEKVLSLTGKKAERIIPQITAAVNRYPWANEYTVFPGPNSNTFPEWVGLQVPELGLSLPFSAIGSGYADN; encoded by the coding sequence ATGCGATTAATTAAAACGTTAGTACTGTTCTGTATAACATTGTTGCTCGGTGCTTGCTCTAATAATAATTGGCAAACGGCTAGTCGCGAGCCTGCTGGTATTGCACCCGCACCTGAAAAAGAAAAATCCGCTGTCATTGAAGTCTATGCCGCGGATGCGTTTAGTTGGAGAGGCTGGTTTGCCGTACATACCTGGATCGCAACAAAAGAGGCCAATGCGGCTGAGTACACCGTTTATGAAGTCGTGGGGTGGCGAGTCAAAAGAGGGTTACCCGCGCTGCATCAATATAAAACAACCACCCCTGATCGATATTGGTTTGGATCTAAGCCTGAAAAAGTACTGTCTCTGACAGGGAAGAAAGCGGAGCGCATAATTCCTCAAATCACGGCAGCGGTCAATCGATACCCTTGGGCTAATGAGTATACTGTTTTTCCAGGGCCCAACAGCAATACTTTCCCTGAATGGGTTGGTTTACAGGTTCCAGAGCTGGGTTTGAGCTTACCTTTTAGTGCCATTGGCAGTGGCTATGCGGATAACTAA
- a CDS encoding sensor domain-containing diguanylate cyclase, with translation MVESYEFLKAVIDTITEHIVVIDKNGEILFVNHSWKSFGQKNSCLIDEEWSVNYLSECDKAAAMGDDFGLKAANGIRAVIIGDEENFYCEYPCHSDDEKRWFMMRVTSFCIQREKCFVISHQNITERKLAEEEVLNLSRIDGLTDIANRRYFNEFLEGEWKRCYRLRAPINLVIIDLDYFKCLNDTYGHQVGDACLKSVGKILKDLVRRPSDICARYGGEEFSIVYGNTTLEQAVFLAEKILTEIHLLKIPNENSPTLPVLTASIGVASMQPNKINNKIDLIKKTDELLYAAKENGRNQIFSEEF, from the coding sequence ATGGTTGAATCGTATGAATTTTTAAAAGCCGTTATTGATACAATCACAGAGCACATTGTTGTTATAGACAAAAATGGGGAGATCTTATTCGTCAATCATTCCTGGAAGTCATTTGGTCAAAAAAATTCGTGTTTAATTGACGAAGAGTGGAGCGTTAACTATTTGAGCGAATGTGATAAAGCCGCTGCTATGGGGGATGACTTTGGTTTAAAAGCGGCAAATGGAATTAGGGCGGTCATTATCGGCGATGAAGAAAACTTTTACTGTGAATACCCTTGTCACAGTGACGATGAAAAGCGCTGGTTTATGATGCGCGTAACGTCTTTTTGTATTCAGAGAGAGAAATGTTTTGTTATTTCTCATCAAAATATTACAGAAAGAAAGCTTGCTGAAGAAGAGGTTCTCAATCTATCCCGTATTGATGGGCTAACGGATATAGCAAACCGTCGATATTTTAATGAATTTTTAGAGGGTGAATGGAAGCGCTGTTACCGTCTTCGAGCGCCAATTAATCTTGTTATTATTGATCTTGACTATTTTAAATGTTTAAACGATACCTATGGGCATCAGGTAGGTGATGCTTGTCTCAAATCTGTTGGAAAAATTTTAAAAGACCTTGTTCGAAGACCTAGTGATATCTGTGCCCGGTATGGTGGAGAGGAATTTTCGATAGTTTATGGCAACACAACGTTAGAGCAAGCCGTGTTTTTAGCCGAAAAAATATTAACTGAAATACACTTACTCAAGATTCCTAACGAAAATTCGCCAACACTCCCGGTGTTGACAGCAAGTATAGGAGTAGCCTCGATGCAGCCTAATAAGATCAACAATAAGATTGATCTTATTAAAAAAACGGATGAATTATTGTATGCCGCTAAAGAAAATGGCAGAAATCAGATATTTTCTGAGGAGTTTTAA
- a CDS encoding GNAT family N-acetyltransferase gives MDFNSLNCMDIETAGFKSWPALEERKSNAVVLRFSNGYTKRANSVSVLSEQTGDLSMLVKRYEAFFEGKGLPCIFRLPSFTNNQALDAYLGCQGYQLIDRSLVLYKSLEGTTFNDSNIVEKRRDEWMLSYCQINGLDIAKQATHLDILNRIKDRVIMAVLMEGEEEIACGLGVISHGYFGLFDFVTKPSVRKMGYGTTLLNGMLYWAVENGAKNAYLQVVSENQAALNLYQKLGYKPCYEYWYRIRDKVNTLSE, from the coding sequence TTGGATTTTAACTCATTGAATTGTATGGACATTGAGACAGCTGGCTTTAAATCGTGGCCAGCCCTAGAGGAAAGGAAATCGAATGCTGTCGTACTTAGATTCTCCAATGGCTACACAAAAAGAGCCAATTCAGTGAGTGTGCTATCAGAGCAAACCGGCGATCTATCAATGCTTGTAAAGCGTTATGAAGCATTTTTTGAAGGCAAAGGTTTGCCCTGTATTTTTCGTCTTCCATCTTTTACCAATAATCAGGCGCTTGATGCCTATTTAGGCTGTCAAGGTTATCAATTGATAGACAGGTCTTTGGTATTATACAAATCTCTTGAAGGCACTACTTTCAATGATTCTAACATTGTTGAAAAGCGCCGCGATGAGTGGATGCTGTCTTATTGTCAGATAAATGGGCTTGATATTGCAAAACAGGCTACTCATCTTGACATACTCAATCGGATTAAAGATAGAGTGATTATGGCTGTCTTAATGGAAGGTGAAGAGGAAATAGCTTGTGGCTTAGGCGTAATCAGTCATGGTTATTTTGGACTTTTCGACTTTGTCACTAAACCCAGTGTTAGAAAAATGGGTTATGGTACAACCTTGTTAAATGGCATGCTCTACTGGGCCGTTGAAAACGGAGCAAAGAACGCCTATTTACAAGTCGTATCGGAGAATCAAGCGGCATTAAACCTGTACCAAAAGTTAGGCTATAAACCATGTTATGAGTATTGGTACCGTATCCGCGATAAGGTAAATACACTTTCTGAGTGA